A single window of Mycolicibacterium madagascariense DNA harbors:
- a CDS encoding LLM class flavin-dependent oxidoreductase, producing the protein MTRQLHLGGFQIASQVTHSHAAWRHPASDTGFTTPEYYHRLGRILERGKFDFVFFADLLAAPARYGADIAEPLRRGTQATATLDPSIVAASIGAVTSKLGVAITKSATYFHPYELARIFASLDHVTHGRVAWNIVTSLTQSEAQNFGHDDHLGHEDRYERAEEFVRTALELWSSWDPDALVLDKSNGVFADPDKIRQIAHDGTYFRSRGPLNVPRSPQGRPVLIQAGSSSTGRDFAARWAEAIFEIDPTPEGRLAYYDDVKSRASDYGRNPDEVLIFPAFIPFIGETESIAREKQAFHNELADPISGLITLSVHTDHDFSQYDLDAPVEDVTVTGTQGLFDTARRVANRDNLTLRDVGRWYAQGVLLPQFVGTAAQVADQIEASFTAGEADGFMVSAAQSPGTFNDFVDAVVPELQRRRLFRTEYTGDTLRDHLGLPAATFAPPQRRTVSVAS; encoded by the coding sequence ATGACGCGTCAACTCCACCTCGGGGGCTTCCAGATCGCCTCGCAGGTCACCCACTCGCACGCCGCATGGCGCCACCCGGCCAGTGACACCGGCTTCACCACGCCGGAGTACTACCACCGGCTCGGGCGGATCCTCGAACGCGGCAAGTTCGACTTCGTGTTCTTCGCCGACCTGCTGGCGGCGCCCGCCCGCTACGGCGCCGACATCGCCGAACCGCTGCGCCGCGGGACGCAGGCCACCGCGACCCTCGATCCGTCGATCGTCGCGGCCAGCATCGGGGCGGTGACCTCGAAGCTGGGCGTGGCGATCACCAAGTCCGCCACGTACTTTCACCCCTACGAGCTGGCCCGCATCTTCGCCAGCCTCGACCACGTCACCCACGGCCGGGTGGCGTGGAACATCGTGACCTCGCTGACGCAGAGCGAGGCGCAGAACTTCGGGCACGACGACCACCTCGGCCACGAGGACCGCTACGAGCGCGCCGAGGAATTCGTCCGGACCGCGCTGGAACTGTGGTCCAGCTGGGACCCCGACGCGCTGGTGCTCGACAAGTCCAACGGGGTGTTCGCCGACCCGGACAAGATCCGGCAGATCGCGCACGACGGCACCTACTTCCGCAGCCGTGGACCGCTCAACGTGCCGCGCTCACCGCAGGGTCGACCGGTGCTGATCCAGGCGGGCTCGTCGAGCACCGGTAGGGACTTCGCCGCCCGGTGGGCCGAGGCCATCTTCGAGATCGACCCGACGCCCGAGGGCCGGCTCGCGTACTACGACGACGTCAAGAGCCGCGCATCGGACTACGGCCGCAACCCCGACGAGGTCCTGATCTTCCCGGCGTTCATCCCGTTCATCGGGGAGACGGAGTCGATCGCGCGGGAGAAGCAGGCGTTCCACAACGAGCTGGCCGACCCGATCTCCGGGTTGATCACGCTCTCGGTGCACACCGATCACGACTTCTCCCAGTACGACCTCGACGCACCCGTCGAGGACGTCACGGTCACCGGCACCCAGGGCCTCTTCGACACCGCCCGCCGGGTGGCGAACCGCGACAATCTCACGCTGCGCGACGTCGGCAGGTGGTACGCCCAGGGCGTCCTGCTACCGCAATTCGTCGGGACCGCCGCCCAGGTTGCCGATCAGATCGAGGCGTCGTTCACCGCAGGGGAAGCCGACGGGTTCATGGTGTCCGCGGCGCAATCGCCGGGCACGTTCAACGACTTCGTCGACGCGGTGGTGCCAGAGTTGCAGCGCCGCAGGCTGTTTCGCACCGAGTACACCGGGGACACCCTGCGGGACCACCTCGGGCTGCCCGCGGCGACCTTCGCACCACCGCAGCGACGCACCGTCTCGGTCGCCAGCTAG
- a CDS encoding ABC transporter family substrate-binding protein, with translation MEFRRLTCALLVAGLVLTACSGGSQQVPSAGGNAQLGSTSDMNPQDPATLRQGGTLRLAMAGFPQNFNVLNIDGNDGDSVFPLMRPTMPRAFVIAPDGSTTVNHDYFTDVTLTSTSPQVVTYTINPKATWSDGTPMTWEDIASEVNATKGVDKAFLIAGPNGSDRVASVTRGVDDRQAVMTFAKPYAEWKGMFAGNGFLLPKSMTATPDAFNKGFLNGPGPSAGPFLVSNIDRGAQRITLSRNPKWWGTPPLLDGMVFSVLDDSARIPALQNNAIDASGIASLDELTIVRRTPGLVVRRAPSPQWYHFTFNGAPGAILADPALRNAISKGIDRQTIANVTQRGLVDQPAPLNNHIYVAGQKGYQDNSASAAYDPDAAKKELDDLGWKMNGQFREKDGRQLVLRDVFYDAQTTRQVGQIAQSSLAQIGVKLDLQAKGGTGFFTQYITVGNFDIAQFSWGGDAFPLSGLTQIYLSNGDSNFGKIGSPAIDAKIEQTLEELDPGKASALANELDTMIWAEGFSLPLFQTPGNVAVRSNLANFGAPGLGDVNYSTIGFTK, from the coding sequence ATGGAGTTCCGCCGTCTCACCTGCGCCCTACTCGTTGCCGGACTCGTGCTGACCGCGTGCTCCGGCGGTAGTCAGCAGGTCCCGTCCGCGGGCGGCAACGCCCAGCTCGGCAGCACCAGCGACATGAATCCGCAGGATCCGGCGACCCTGCGCCAGGGTGGGACGCTGCGGTTGGCGATGGCCGGCTTTCCGCAGAACTTCAACGTGCTCAACATCGATGGCAACGACGGTGACTCCGTCTTCCCCCTCATGCGCCCGACGATGCCGCGCGCGTTCGTCATCGCGCCCGACGGCTCGACGACGGTCAACCACGACTACTTCACCGACGTCACGCTCACGAGCACCTCCCCCCAGGTGGTGACCTACACGATCAATCCGAAGGCCACCTGGAGTGACGGCACCCCGATGACGTGGGAGGACATCGCGTCGGAGGTCAACGCGACGAAGGGCGTCGACAAGGCCTTCCTCATCGCCGGGCCGAACGGCAGCGACCGGGTCGCGTCGGTGACCAGGGGCGTCGACGACCGGCAGGCGGTCATGACGTTCGCCAAGCCGTACGCGGAGTGGAAGGGCATGTTCGCGGGCAACGGATTCCTGCTGCCCAAGTCGATGACCGCCACGCCGGATGCCTTCAACAAGGGCTTCCTCAACGGCCCCGGCCCGTCGGCGGGCCCGTTCCTGGTCTCGAACATCGATCGCGGCGCACAACGAATCACGTTGAGCCGCAACCCGAAGTGGTGGGGCACCCCGCCGCTGCTGGACGGCATGGTGTTCTCGGTGCTCGACGACTCCGCCCGCATCCCCGCACTGCAGAACAACGCCATCGACGCCAGCGGCATCGCCAGCCTCGACGAGCTGACGATCGTGCGGCGCACGCCCGGCCTCGTCGTCAGACGCGCGCCGAGCCCGCAGTGGTACCACTTCACCTTCAACGGCGCGCCCGGTGCGATCCTCGCCGACCCCGCCCTGCGCAACGCCATCAGCAAGGGCATCGACCGCCAAACCATCGCCAACGTGACCCAGCGTGGCCTCGTCGACCAGCCGGCGCCGCTGAACAATCACATCTACGTCGCGGGACAGAAGGGCTACCAGGACAACAGCGCATCGGCGGCCTATGACCCCGACGCCGCCAAGAAGGAGCTCGACGACCTCGGTTGGAAGATGAACGGCCAGTTCCGCGAGAAGGACGGTAGGCAACTCGTCCTGCGGGACGTCTTCTACGACGCTCAGACCACGCGTCAGGTGGGCCAGATCGCGCAGAGCAGCCTGGCACAGATCGGGGTCAAGCTCGACCTGCAGGCCAAGGGCGGCACGGGATTCTTCACGCAGTACATCACCGTCGGGAACTTCGACATCGCCCAGTTCTCCTGGGGTGGCGACGCATTCCCGCTCTCGGGTCTCACCCAGATCTATCTGTCCAACGGAGACAGCAACTTCGGCAAGATCGGCAGTCCGGCGATCGACGCCAAGATCGAGCAGACGCTGGAGGAACTCGACCCCGGCAAGGCCAGCGCGCTGGCCAACGAACTCGACACGATGATCTGGGCCGAGGGCTTCAGCCTGCCGCTGTTCCAGACCCCGGGGAACGTGGCCGTCAGGTCGAACCTCGCGAACTTCGGCGCCCCCGGCCTTGGCGACGTGAACTACAGCACGATCGGCTTCACGAAGTAG
- a CDS encoding alpha/beta hydrolase, producing MTMTADRRRVHDRLAALPGVRSVRRPVVADRSERFDLFYVRAGEPSEHPLVIVPGGPGAASIALYRGLRKRAVADGRDVIMVEHRGVGLSRHDDDGADLPPEALTIGAVVDDLAAVLDDAGVASAVLYGTSYGTYLTAGLGVRRPDLVHAMVLDSPLLCADDIDAMRTAVRRALWDGDGETVDLAAKIRDLVEHGVLDAAGASRAAAMYGLGGPELLGRQLDLLCHGHDWVWGAVGFGARMFFERSTPFHNEPDLVGRIGYRELNYGAVPDGLPLDPAVAYRQAARGEVEFIAEPFDLVAAMPRFSWPTAVVSGGRDLTTPRAVAHRIVDLIPDAVLVDLPTAGHGILDTRERAALDVAAAVYAGAIDELPSRTTDLDATPSPLGVRLVTKAIAAAGAAESVVPSAVRRVVRHVTAPGSATS from the coding sequence ATGACCATGACCGCCGACCGTCGACGGGTCCACGACAGGCTCGCCGCGCTGCCGGGCGTCCGATCGGTGCGCCGACCCGTCGTGGCGGACCGGTCCGAGCGGTTCGACCTGTTCTACGTCCGCGCGGGGGAGCCGTCGGAGCATCCGCTGGTGATCGTCCCCGGCGGCCCGGGAGCGGCCTCGATCGCGCTCTACCGCGGCCTGCGCAAGCGGGCGGTAGCCGACGGGCGGGACGTCATCATGGTCGAACACCGGGGCGTGGGACTGTCGCGGCACGACGACGACGGCGCCGATCTGCCCCCGGAGGCGTTGACCATCGGCGCCGTGGTCGACGACCTCGCCGCGGTCCTCGACGACGCGGGCGTCGCCTCGGCGGTGCTGTACGGCACGTCGTACGGCACCTATCTGACGGCGGGCCTCGGCGTGCGCCGCCCCGACCTGGTGCACGCTATGGTCCTGGACTCCCCACTGCTGTGCGCCGACGACATCGACGCGATGCGGACCGCCGTCCGACGCGCGCTGTGGGACGGTGACGGGGAGACCGTCGACCTGGCCGCGAAGATCCGCGACCTCGTCGAGCACGGCGTGCTCGACGCGGCGGGGGCGAGCCGCGCGGCGGCGATGTACGGACTCGGCGGGCCGGAACTGCTCGGCCGCCAGCTCGATCTGCTCTGCCACGGTCACGACTGGGTGTGGGGCGCAGTCGGATTCGGCGCCAGGATGTTCTTCGAACGCTCGACGCCGTTCCACAACGAGCCCGATCTGGTCGGCCGCATCGGCTACCGCGAACTGAACTACGGGGCCGTGCCCGACGGTCTGCCCCTCGACCCCGCCGTGGCGTATCGGCAGGCGGCCAGGGGCGAGGTCGAGTTCATCGCCGAACCCTTCGATCTGGTCGCGGCGATGCCACGGTTCTCCTGGCCGACCGCGGTGGTGTCGGGCGGGCGTGACCTGACCACGCCGCGCGCGGTGGCCCACCGCATCGTCGACCTCATCCCCGACGCGGTGCTGGTGGACCTGCCGACCGCCGGACACGGCATCCTCGACACCAGGGAGCGTGCGGCCCTGGACGTCGCGGCGGCGGTCTACGCCGGCGCCATCGATGAATTGCCCAGTCGCACAACGGATCTCGATGCCACGCCGAGCCCGCTGGGCGTTCGCTTGGTGACGAAGGCGATCGCCGCCGCGGGCGCCGCGGAGTCGGTGGTGCCGTCGGCGGTGCGGCGGGTGGTCCGACACGTCACGGCGCCCGGCTCCGCTACTTCGTGA
- a CDS encoding AAA family ATPase: MKLHRLILRNYRGIAFRDIEFPDHGVVVVSGANEIGKSSMIEALDLLLRAKDRSTKKEVKQVKPTHVDEGAEITAIISTGPYRFEYYKRFHKRPETRLTVSTPAREQLTGDEAHDRVEGILAETVDTELWQAQRVLQSASTASVDLSSCDALARALDVAAGQASTLSGAEPLLIDRIESEFRQYFTATGRPSGQWATAIARLRDATQRVEDCRAAVDEVDDAVLRHAALADGLEQLTSRRATAAARRDAAMQAAAVVARLEERLSAARALAEPAERTREAAEAAVNERRRLRADLTERSATIESLDVSARAAAEELSDAEEAAASAAAVAETARVAVEGCQLRVDTARVTGERIARRAEARRVRARLVKVDAVSAELATVTDELATITLTDAVLVDLERAALAVEKAAAKAELASARIELAVPRQLEVLVDGRPVRLLKGESWSHQVTTAAAVELPGMLTVRVVPGTPAADSQDVLDRARRVLTLLLDEAGAADLDAARALDVRRRELVASRERLRATLDAHLGDESLETLRARAAALDASLADEADDDIDAAAAAAALEAALQAQRSARAAHESASTAATAAASRAAAEASAAAVLQARLATARDEVAAATERLARQRDSISDDDLAITAEAEAERAKGVLAQVLAIEAELAAAAPAAVATELREATRHAAELDDRHVEVSGQLREVAAQLQVYGTEGRKGRLDAAQTEYEHAAAEHDRMRRRAGAVHLLQSVMTRHREESRLRYVDPFRAEVERLGRIVFGDDFAVEIDGDLRILNRTLDGRTVPFDSLSGGAKEQLGIVARLASAALVAKDDGVPVVIDDALGFSDCNRLARMGEVFDAVGGDGQVIVLTCSPERYAGIVGAKRLELTA, encoded by the coding sequence ATGAAGCTACACCGCCTGATACTGCGCAACTACCGAGGAATCGCGTTCCGCGACATCGAGTTTCCCGATCACGGCGTCGTCGTGGTGTCCGGCGCCAACGAGATCGGCAAGTCGTCGATGATCGAGGCGCTCGACCTGCTGCTGAGGGCCAAGGACCGCTCGACCAAGAAGGAGGTCAAGCAGGTCAAGCCCACCCACGTCGACGAGGGCGCCGAGATCACCGCGATCATCTCCACGGGGCCCTACCGGTTCGAGTACTACAAGCGGTTCCACAAGCGACCCGAGACGCGGTTGACGGTATCGACCCCCGCTCGCGAGCAGCTGACGGGCGACGAGGCGCACGACCGCGTCGAGGGCATCCTGGCCGAGACCGTGGACACCGAGCTGTGGCAGGCCCAACGCGTCCTGCAGTCCGCGTCGACGGCCTCGGTCGACCTCTCGAGCTGTGACGCCCTCGCGCGGGCGCTCGACGTCGCCGCGGGACAGGCCTCCACGCTGTCGGGCGCCGAGCCGCTGCTGATCGACCGGATCGAATCCGAGTTCCGGCAGTACTTCACGGCGACGGGCAGGCCGTCGGGTCAGTGGGCGACGGCCATCGCCCGGCTGCGCGACGCGACGCAGAGGGTCGAGGACTGCCGAGCCGCGGTGGACGAGGTCGACGACGCCGTCCTGCGGCACGCGGCACTCGCCGACGGGCTCGAGCAGCTCACATCGCGACGGGCCACGGCCGCCGCCCGACGCGACGCGGCCATGCAGGCTGCCGCCGTCGTGGCCCGCCTTGAGGAGCGGCTGTCCGCGGCGCGCGCCCTCGCCGAGCCGGCCGAGAGGACGCGCGAAGCCGCCGAGGCCGCCGTCAACGAACGCCGCAGACTTCGTGCCGATCTCACCGAGCGCAGCGCGACGATCGAGAGCCTCGACGTGTCCGCCCGCGCGGCGGCCGAGGAGCTGTCCGATGCCGAGGAGGCCGCCGCCAGCGCCGCGGCGGTGGCCGAGACCGCACGGGTCGCCGTGGAGGGGTGCCAGCTCCGCGTCGACACGGCCCGCGTCACCGGCGAGCGGATCGCGCGTCGGGCCGAGGCGCGCCGGGTGCGCGCCCGGCTGGTCAAGGTCGACGCCGTGAGCGCTGAATTGGCCACCGTCACCGACGAACTCGCCACGATCACCCTGACGGATGCGGTGCTGGTCGACCTCGAACGTGCCGCGCTGGCCGTCGAGAAGGCCGCTGCGAAGGCCGAGTTGGCCTCGGCGCGAATCGAACTCGCGGTTCCCAGGCAGCTGGAGGTGCTGGTCGACGGTCGGCCGGTGCGGCTGCTGAAGGGCGAGTCGTGGTCGCACCAGGTGACGACGGCGGCCGCGGTCGAGTTGCCCGGCATGCTGACGGTGCGCGTCGTGCCGGGTACGCCTGCCGCGGACTCGCAGGACGTCCTGGACCGGGCGCGCCGGGTGCTGACCCTGCTGCTCGACGAGGCCGGGGCGGCCGACCTCGACGCAGCGCGGGCACTCGACGTCCGGCGCCGCGAGCTGGTGGCGTCGCGCGAGCGGTTGCGGGCCACGCTGGATGCCCACCTCGGTGACGAGTCGCTCGAGACGCTGCGTGCCCGCGCCGCCGCGCTGGACGCGTCGCTGGCGGACGAGGCCGACGACGACATCGACGCCGCGGCCGCCGCTGCCGCGCTCGAGGCCGCCCTGCAGGCCCAGCGGTCCGCGCGCGCCGCGCACGAGTCGGCGAGCACCGCGGCGACGGCCGCCGCGTCGCGCGCGGCGGCGGAGGCGAGCGCGGCCGCGGTGCTGCAGGCACGGTTGGCCACCGCGAGGGACGAGGTCGCCGCGGCGACCGAACGCCTTGCCCGCCAACGGGATTCGATTTCCGACGATGACCTGGCGATCACGGCCGAGGCGGAGGCGGAGCGGGCCAAGGGGGTCCTGGCCCAAGTGCTGGCCATCGAGGCCGAGCTGGCCGCCGCCGCGCCTGCCGCGGTGGCGACCGAGCTGCGCGAGGCCACCCGCCACGCCGCAGAGCTCGACGACCGTCACGTCGAGGTGAGCGGTCAGCTGCGCGAGGTCGCGGCGCAGCTGCAGGTGTACGGCACCGAGGGCCGCAAGGGCAGGCTCGACGCGGCGCAGACCGAGTACGAGCATGCCGCCGCCGAACACGACCGCATGCGGCGCCGGGCCGGGGCGGTGCACCTGCTGCAGTCGGTCATGACGCGTCACCGCGAGGAATCCCGGCTGCGCTACGTCGACCCGTTCCGCGCCGAGGTCGAACGCCTCGGGCGCATCGTGTTCGGCGACGACTTCGCCGTCGAGATCGACGGCGATCTGCGGATCCTCAACCGCACCCTCGATGGCAGGACCGTGCCGTTCGACTCGCTGTCGGGTGGCGCCAAGGAGCAGCTGGGCATCGTGGCGCGGCTCGCCAGTGCGGCGCTGGTCGCCAAGGACGACGGCGTGCCCGTGGTCATCGACGATGCGCTGGGCTTCAGCGACTGCAACCGGCTCGCCAGGATGGGCGAGGTGTTCGACGCCGTGGGCGGTGACGGTCAGGTCATCGTGCTGACGTGCAGTCCGGAGAGGTACGCCGGCATCGTCGGCGCGAAGCGCCTCGAGTTGACGGCCTAG
- a CDS encoding dipeptide ABC transporter ATP-binding protein — translation MTELLQVRDLRVGFTTDAEDVAAVRGMTFDVQPREVVALVGESGAGKSATAMAVAGLLPAYAEVSGSVRLHGDELIGLDDQRMSRIRGRDIGTVFQDPMSALTPVYTVGDQIAEALRVHQRDLSRGAARTRAVELLELVGISQPDRRAKSFPHELSGGERQRVVIAIAIANDPDLLICDEPTTALDVTVQAQILDVLRTARDVTGAGVLIITHDLGVVSEFADRALVMYAGRTVEAAPVAELTRSRVMPYTVGLLGSVPRLDAAQGSRLVPIPGAPPSMAALPPGCPFAPRCPLAIDDCHSAEPDLETVAPGHTAACIRTADVAGRSAPEVYGVSTAPVDAAPDPDAPVVLRVVDLVRTFPLTKGAVLRRKIGEVRAVDGVSFDLRRGQTLGIVGESGSGKSTTLHEVLELAAPQGGSIEVLGHDVATLDRRSRRALRGDLQVVFQDPVASLDPRLPVFDALAEPLSANGFDKRHVDERVAELLSIVGLRREDAGRFPAEFSGGQKQRIGIARALALQPKILALDEPVSALDVSIQAGIINLLLDLQDRFGLSYLFVSHDLSVVKHLADHLVVMHRGIVVEAGAADDVFAHPKHDYTRQLLAAVPQP, via the coding sequence GTGACCGAACTGCTCCAGGTGAGAGACCTCCGGGTGGGCTTCACCACCGACGCCGAGGACGTCGCCGCCGTCCGCGGCATGACCTTCGACGTGCAGCCCCGCGAGGTCGTGGCGCTGGTGGGCGAATCCGGGGCGGGCAAGTCGGCGACGGCCATGGCGGTCGCCGGTCTGCTACCGGCCTACGCCGAGGTGTCGGGATCGGTACGGCTGCACGGCGACGAGCTCATCGGCCTCGACGACCAGCGGATGTCGCGCATCCGCGGCCGCGACATCGGCACGGTGTTCCAGGATCCGATGTCCGCACTCACCCCCGTGTACACGGTGGGCGACCAGATCGCCGAGGCGCTGCGCGTCCACCAGCGCGACCTGAGCCGCGGCGCCGCGCGGACGCGTGCGGTCGAACTGCTTGAGCTGGTCGGTATTTCGCAACCGGACCGGCGCGCGAAGTCCTTTCCGCACGAACTGTCCGGGGGCGAGCGCCAACGCGTGGTGATCGCGATCGCGATCGCCAACGATCCGGACCTGCTCATCTGCGACGAGCCGACGACCGCGCTCGACGTCACGGTGCAGGCGCAGATCCTCGACGTGCTGCGCACCGCGCGCGACGTCACGGGCGCGGGCGTGCTCATCATCACCCACGACCTCGGCGTGGTGTCCGAGTTCGCCGACCGGGCGCTGGTCATGTACGCCGGCCGTACCGTCGAGGCGGCGCCGGTGGCCGAACTGACCCGCAGCCGCGTGATGCCCTACACCGTGGGACTACTCGGCTCGGTGCCGCGGCTGGACGCCGCCCAGGGCTCGCGTCTAGTCCCCATTCCCGGCGCCCCGCCGTCGATGGCGGCACTACCCCCCGGGTGCCCGTTCGCCCCGCGCTGCCCGCTGGCCATCGACGACTGCCACTCTGCCGAACCGGATCTGGAGACGGTGGCACCGGGTCACACCGCCGCGTGCATCCGCACCGCCGACGTCGCGGGACGCTCAGCCCCCGAGGTGTACGGCGTGTCGACCGCACCCGTGGACGCCGCGCCGGACCCCGACGCGCCCGTCGTGCTGCGGGTGGTCGACCTCGTCAGGACCTTCCCGCTCACCAAGGGTGCGGTGCTGCGACGCAAGATCGGCGAGGTGCGGGCCGTCGACGGCGTCAGTTTCGACCTGCGCCGCGGTCAGACGCTGGGCATCGTCGGCGAATCCGGCTCCGGCAAGTCCACCACGCTGCACGAGGTCCTGGAACTGGCTGCGCCGCAAGGCGGTTCGATCGAGGTCCTCGGTCACGACGTCGCGACCCTCGACCGCCGGTCGCGGCGCGCGCTCCGCGGGGATCTGCAGGTCGTCTTCCAGGATCCCGTCGCGTCCCTGGATCCCCGGTTGCCGGTGTTCGACGCGCTGGCGGAACCGTTGAGCGCCAACGGCTTCGACAAGCGTCACGTCGACGAACGGGTGGCCGAACTGCTGAGCATCGTCGGGCTGCGCCGCGAGGATGCCGGCCGATTCCCCGCCGAGTTCTCCGGCGGCCAGAAACAGCGCATCGGCATCGCCAGGGCGCTGGCGCTGCAGCCCAAGATCCTGGCGCTCGACGAGCCGGTGTCGGCCCTGGACGTGTCGATCCAGGCCGGCATCATCAACCTGCTGCTGGACCTGCAGGACCGATTCGGACTGTCCTACCTGTTCGTCTCGCACGATCTGTCGGTGGTCAAGCACCTCGCCGACCACCTGGTCGTGATGCACCGGGGCATCGTGGTCGAGGCAGGCGCCGCCGACGACGTCTTCGCCCACCCCAAGCACGACTACACCCGTCAATTGCTGGCCGCCGTGCCACAGCCGTGA
- a CDS encoding acyl-CoA dehydrogenase family protein, producing the protein MTTVENESRILPGSPQWDDLLTRIAAGAKDRDRNDENPFDEVAALKRAGFGTLRLPPELGGAGLTVPQLFSAVIDVARADPIVAHIFRTHFWFTEERLRTFGGQERSDRGFGSGGQGVGDDSVAGRWLRKVADGELFGNAFSEKGANAVGSLVFNTRLLPDASGGYRLNGEKFYSTGTLFSDYLTVTATTDHDSVATVVVPADRAGVTLVDDWDGFGQRRTGTGTTTFDDVAVAPDEILVDAPYDADPVPTVQFASLQLYIHAVVAGVLAGIVDDGVALLRSRDRSFSHAPTERPTDDPLLQRLLGELASTAYVAKAAVLDAARAIGDATDSAASSADHNPDARLAEAAQLKVAKVKVHLDAIAPEAATRLLELGGASAASRQKGLDRHWRNIRTITLHNPVAYKAVAIGKNLLHDTPVPSNAYF; encoded by the coding sequence ATGACGACCGTCGAGAACGAGAGCCGCATCCTGCCCGGGTCACCGCAGTGGGACGACCTGCTGACCCGCATCGCTGCCGGCGCCAAGGACCGAGACCGCAACGACGAGAACCCCTTCGACGAAGTGGCCGCGCTCAAGCGGGCCGGTTTCGGCACCCTGCGGCTGCCGCCCGAACTGGGTGGCGCGGGATTGACCGTGCCGCAACTGTTCTCGGCCGTCATCGACGTGGCTCGGGCGGATCCCATTGTGGCGCACATCTTCCGGACGCACTTCTGGTTCACCGAGGAGCGGTTGCGGACCTTCGGCGGGCAGGAGCGTAGCGACCGGGGATTCGGGTCGGGCGGGCAGGGGGTCGGGGACGATTCGGTGGCTGGACGATGGCTGCGAAAGGTCGCCGACGGCGAGCTCTTCGGCAACGCGTTCAGCGAGAAGGGTGCCAACGCCGTCGGCAGCCTGGTGTTCAACACCCGGTTGCTCCCCGACGCGAGCGGGGGATACCGCCTCAACGGGGAGAAGTTCTACAGCACCGGAACGCTGTTCTCCGACTACCTCACGGTGACCGCCACCACCGACCACGACTCCGTCGCCACCGTGGTGGTGCCCGCGGACCGCGCCGGGGTGACGCTCGTCGACGACTGGGACGGGTTCGGCCAGCGCCGCACCGGCACGGGGACCACGACATTCGACGACGTCGCGGTCGCGCCCGACGAGATCCTGGTCGACGCGCCCTACGACGCCGACCCGGTGCCGACGGTGCAGTTCGCCTCGCTGCAGCTCTACATCCACGCGGTGGTCGCGGGCGTACTGGCCGGCATCGTCGACGATGGCGTGGCGCTGCTGCGCTCGCGCGACCGCAGCTTCAGTCACGCGCCCACCGAACGCCCCACCGACGATCCGCTCCTGCAGCGGCTGCTCGGTGAGCTCGCCAGTACGGCGTACGTCGCGAAGGCGGCAGTGCTCGATGCCGCACGGGCGATCGGCGACGCCACCGACTCGGCCGCATCGTCGGCCGACCACAACCCCGATGCGCGGCTGGCCGAGGCGGCTCAGCTGAAGGTGGCCAAGGTCAAGGTGCACCTGGACGCCATCGCGCCGGAGGCCGCGACCCGGCTGTTGGAGCTCGGCGGCGCCAGTGCGGCGAGTCGGCAGAAGGGCCTGGACCGGCACTGGCGCAACATTCGCACCATCACGCTGCACAACCCGGTGGCCTACAAGGCGGTCGCGATCGGCAAGAACCTGCTGCACGACACTCCCGTCCCCTCCAACGCCTACTTCTGA